A single region of the Candidatus Binatia bacterium genome encodes:
- a CDS encoding YceI family protein, which translates to FKSKKVTKLGETKFQVAGDLTIHGVTKEVVLDVEGSATPFKDPTGNLKLGGIATTKLNRQDFGLQWNKALDSGGVVIGNDVAVTIDLELIREP; encoded by the coding sequence TTCAAGTCGAAGAAGGTCACCAAGCTGGGCGAAACGAAGTTTCAGGTTGCGGGCGATCTGACCATACATGGCGTGACCAAGGAAGTGGTGCTCGATGTGGAAGGGTCAGCCACGCCGTTCAAAGACCCCACGGGTAATCTCAAGCTCGGCGGCATTGCCACCACGAAACTGAACCGCCAGGACTTTGGCCTCCAGTGGAACAAGGCCTTGGACAGTGGCGGTGTGGTCATCGGCAACGACGTCGCCGTCACCATCGACCTCGAGCTGATACGGGAGCCATAG